One Blattabacterium cuenoti DNA window includes the following coding sequences:
- the rplI gene encoding 50S ribosomal protein L9: protein MKIILKKYVENLGFQYDEIHVKSGYARNYLIPKGLAIFASYSSIKNNNEILKQRNKKDKYLIEKSKDIEKKLGKIIIKIYVKVNKNGKIFGSINNQNISEFISKKGMDIKKQYIKIVGNKVIKSVGKYQANIRLHRKHEFLLDFEILSS from the coding sequence ATGAAAATTATACTGAAAAAATATGTAGAAAATTTAGGGTTTCAATATGATGAAATTCATGTAAAATCTGGATATGCAAGAAATTATTTAATTCCTAAAGGATTAGCTATTTTTGCATCATATAGTTCCATAAAAAATAATAATGAAATTTTAAAACAACGTAATAAAAAGGATAAATACTTAATCGAAAAATCAAAAGATATAGAAAAAAAATTAGGAAAAATCATAATAAAAATTTATGTAAAAGTTAATAAAAACGGAAAAATATTTGGATCTATTAATAATCAAAATATATCAGAATTTATTAGTAAAAAAGGAATGGATATAAAAAAACAATATATAAAAATTGTTGGTAATAAAGTTATAAAATCAGTTGGAAAATATCAAGCAAATATTCGTTTACATAGAAAACACGAATTTTTATTAGATTTTGAAATCTTATCATCATAA
- the rpsR gene encoding 30S ribosomal protein S18 — protein MRYLSPIKIETKVEKKYCYFNKRGIKFIDYKDPIFLIKFLNAQGKILPRRITGTIQKNQNKLNSAIKRCRQIGLLPFVTDDLR, from the coding sequence ATTCGATATTTATCTCCAATTAAAATAGAAACTAAAGTAGAAAAAAAATATTGTTATTTTAATAAAAGAGGTATCAAATTTATAGATTATAAGGATCCTATTTTTTTAATAAAATTTCTTAATGCGCAAGGTAAAATTTTACCACGTAGAATTACAGGAACTATACAAAAAAATCAAAATAAATTAAATTCCGCTATTAAAAGATGTAGACAAATTGGTTTATTACCTTTTGTTACAGATGATTTAAGATAA
- the rpsF gene encoding 30S ribosomal protein S6, which produces MKKHYESIMIITPILSDDQAKNTAREYQDYLIKKKGTIIHQEHWGLKKLAYSIHKKKSGCYHLLEFVLDPSLIYNFELKLKQDERILRFLTIKLNKYGVEYAEKRRKKLFKTDEKL; this is translated from the coding sequence TTGAAAAAACATTATGAATCTATTATGATAATTACTCCAATATTATCTGATGATCAAGCAAAAAATACTGCTAGAGAATACCAAGATTATTTAATTAAAAAAAAAGGAACAATCATTCATCAAGAACATTGGGGATTAAAAAAATTAGCTTATTCTATTCATAAAAAAAAAAGTGGATGTTATCATTTATTAGAATTTGTATTAGATCCTAGTTTAATTTATAATTTTGAATTAAAACTAAAACAAGATGAACGAATTTTACGTTTTTTAACAATAAAATTAAATAAATATGGGGTTGAATATGCAGAAAAAAGAAGAAAAAAATTATTTAAAACAGATGAAAAATTATGA
- the gltX gene encoding glutamate--tRNA ligase, with product MIRVRFAPSPTGPIHLGGIRTALYNYLLAKKYNGKFILRIEDTDQDRYLSHAESYILKSLKWCGIEPDEGFGYGGPYAPYQQSKRGHIYRLYLDFLLKKKYAYYAFDTDKDIKIKRKECEKLGVNFTYDHKIRMSLNNSLTMTKEKLTKKLKSKIPYVIRFKVTPGLSLKVHDMIRGCIEFNTNYLDDKILLKSNGTATYHLANTVDDHIMKITHVLRGEEWISSMFLHILIYQSFGWSPPNFAHLPLILNRNGKGKISKRNISSLDSPLFPIQWIESNTNIKINGYKELGYFPDAFINMLALLGWNPGNNREIFSLKELINFFSIKKINKSGVFFDKKKAIWFNKQYIIKNKNKIFLFLEKKLKNRSISYSNDFLWKVINLTIDRVNFVHEIWNHTYYFFIEPNYYEKDFLYEIKDKNSIVENIKILLDKLNIDPFSFSQLKCIFQGLKEKKFSMQLIRLAIVGKLKGINLLKILEMLGKRHSIKRIKKFIKSI from the coding sequence ATGATCAGAGTTCGTTTTGCTCCTAGTCCTACTGGTCCAATACATTTAGGTGGTATAAGGACAGCCTTGTATAACTATTTATTAGCTAAAAAATATAATGGAAAATTTATTCTTAGGATTGAAGATACAGATCAAGATCGTTATTTATCTCATGCTGAATCGTATATTTTAAAATCATTGAAATGGTGTGGAATAGAACCTGATGAAGGATTTGGATATGGAGGTCCTTATGCTCCATATCAACAATCTAAAAGAGGTCATATATATAGATTGTATTTAGATTTTTTATTAAAAAAAAAATATGCTTATTATGCATTTGATACGGATAAGGATATTAAAATAAAAAGAAAAGAATGTGAAAAATTAGGTGTTAATTTTACTTATGATCATAAAATTAGAATGTCATTAAATAATTCATTAACTATGACAAAAGAAAAATTAACTAAAAAATTAAAATCTAAGATTCCATATGTAATACGATTTAAAGTAACACCTGGATTATCATTAAAAGTACATGATATGATTCGTGGTTGTATAGAATTTAATACAAATTATTTGGATGATAAAATATTATTAAAATCAAATGGAACAGCTACGTATCATTTAGCTAATACTGTAGATGATCATATCATGAAAATTACTCATGTATTAAGGGGGGAAGAATGGATATCTTCTATGTTTTTACACATTTTAATATATCAATCTTTTGGTTGGTCACCTCCTAATTTTGCTCATTTACCATTAATTTTAAATAGAAATGGAAAGGGAAAAATTAGTAAAAGAAATATCTCTTCTTTAGATTCACCATTATTTCCAATTCAATGGATAGAATCAAATACTAATATAAAAATTAATGGGTATAAAGAATTAGGATATTTTCCAGATGCTTTTATTAATATGTTAGCTTTATTAGGATGGAATCCTGGTAATAATAGAGAAATTTTTTCTTTAAAAGAATTAATTAATTTTTTTTCCATTAAAAAAATTAATAAATCTGGTGTTTTTTTTGATAAAAAAAAAGCAATATGGTTTAATAAACAATATATCATTAAAAATAAAAATAAAATTTTTTTATTTTTAGAAAAAAAATTAAAAAATCGTTCTATTTCATATAGTAATGATTTTTTGTGGAAAGTTATCAACTTAACAATTGATAGAGTAAATTTTGTTCATGAAATATGGAATCATACTTATTATTTTTTTATAGAACCTAATTATTATGAAAAAGATTTTTTATATGAAATAAAAGATAAAAATTCTATAGTAGAAAATATAAAAATACTATTAGATAAATTAAATATAGATCCATTCTCATTCAGTCAATTAAAATGTATATTTCAAGGATTAAAAGAAAAAAAATTTTCTATGCAATTAATACGATTAGCTATTGTTGGTAAACTTAAAGGAATTAATTTATTAAAAATTTTAGAAATGTTAGGAAAAAGACATAGTATAAAAAGAATAAAAAAATTTATAAAAAGTATATAA
- the mnmE gene encoding tRNA uridine-5-carboxymethylaminomethyl(34) synthesis GTPase MnmE: protein MFLKENDTIIASATPYGPSAISIIRISGKNSISIVDSVFSSIKNGKKLLKQSTHTIHLGFIKDKSFNTKGKVFDQVLVSIFKSPFSYTGENMIEISCHGSSYIQKNIIKLLINKGMRLARSGEFTLRAFLNKKLDLTQAEAISELISSENESCNDINIQHIKGHLSKEIKNIKKKLIDFISILELELDFSEEHLISYNNNCMMYDLKNIKKKLQYIVESFSLGNSIKNGINVVIIGDTNVGKSTLFNQIIKESRSIVSPVQGTTRDCIEGTIILDGILFRFIDTAGLRKSNNSIEIMGINKTIEKIEDSQVILYVFDSSISSEDEKQKKIFNNIYFFSKKYTKKIIFTIANKSDISNFYDIQNFKSNMSYFFEISAKNCNGIKKILNTLSRIFIKKLENSKIIITQIRHYEALKKSLEEILISFDIFNKNPSEYLIISMHIKNSLKYLEEITGEITNDDILNNIFSKFCIGK from the coding sequence ATGTTTTTAAAAGAAAACGATACAATTATTGCTTCAGCAACCCCTTATGGTCCCAGTGCAATTTCTATTATTAGAATTTCTGGAAAAAATTCTATATCTATTGTTGATAGTGTTTTCAGTTCAATAAAAAATGGAAAAAAATTATTAAAACAATCTACACATACAATTCATTTAGGTTTTATTAAAGATAAATCATTTAATACTAAAGGTAAAGTATTTGATCAAGTATTAGTTTCTATATTTAAATCACCTTTTTCTTATACTGGTGAAAATATGATTGAAATATCGTGTCATGGATCTAGTTATATACAAAAAAATATAATAAAACTATTAATAAATAAAGGAATGAGATTAGCTCGTTCTGGAGAATTTACATTACGTGCATTTTTAAATAAAAAATTAGATTTAACACAAGCTGAAGCTATTTCAGAATTAATTTCTTCAGAAAATGAGTCATGTAATGATATAAATATTCAACATATTAAAGGTCATTTATCTAAAGAAATAAAAAATATAAAAAAAAAGTTAATAGATTTTATTTCGATATTAGAATTAGAATTGGATTTTTCTGAGGAACATTTAATATCTTACAATAATAATTGTATGATGTATGATTTAAAAAATATAAAAAAAAAATTACAGTATATTGTTGAATCTTTTTCATTAGGAAATTCTATTAAAAATGGTATTAATGTAGTAATTATTGGAGATACTAATGTAGGTAAATCTACTTTATTTAATCAAATTATTAAAGAAAGTAGATCAATAGTTTCTCCTGTACAAGGAACAACTAGAGATTGTATAGAAGGGACAATAATTTTAGATGGAATTCTTTTTCGTTTTATTGATACAGCTGGTTTACGAAAATCTAACAATTCGATAGAAATTATGGGAATTAATAAAACAATAGAAAAAATTGAAGACTCTCAAGTAATACTATATGTTTTTGATTCATCTATTTCATCAGAAGATGAAAAACAAAAAAAAATTTTTAATAATATTTATTTCTTTAGTAAGAAATATACAAAAAAAATTATATTTACAATAGCGAATAAATCTGATATATCAAATTTTTATGATATTCAAAATTTTAAATCAAATATGTCATATTTTTTCGAAATTTCTGCAAAAAATTGTAATGGTATAAAAAAAATACTTAATACTTTAAGTAGAATTTTTATTAAAAAATTAGAAAATAGTAAAATTATTATTACTCAAATACGACATTATGAAGCATTAAAAAAATCATTAGAAGAAATTTTAATATCTTTTGATATTTTTAATAAGAATCCTTCAGAATATTTAATAATATCAATGCATATAAAAAATTCTTTAAAATATTTAGAAGAAATAACAGGAGAAATAACAAATGATGATATATTAAATAATATTTTTTCTAAATTTTGTATTGGAAAATAA
- a CDS encoding HemK family protein methyltransferase, producing the protein MGNSIFFGMKFIVNKKIFIPRPETEELVNWIIKNHFHQKNLQIFDLGTGSGCIGITLKKKLYKTDKIYAIDYSDYIINIANKNSILNHVDISFMKINILNNINSISKSIINRSTINIVVSNPPYVKKSHKKLLHNIIHHEPHHAIFVSDKDPIIFYKKISLWIKEKFDGIVYVYFEINSLYYIKISSFLKKIGFLDIKIKKDFQGSSRMIFSKYINS; encoded by the coding sequence ATAGGAAATTCCATTTTTTTTGGAATGAAATTTATAGTTAATAAAAAAATTTTTATTCCGAGACCAGAAACTGAAGAACTTGTGAATTGGATTATTAAAAATCATTTTCATCAAAAAAATTTACAAATTTTTGATTTAGGAACAGGGAGTGGATGTATTGGCATTACATTAAAAAAAAAACTATATAAAACAGACAAAATATATGCTATAGATTATTCTGATTATATTATTAATATTGCCAATAAAAATTCTATATTAAATCATGTAGATATCTCTTTCATGAAAATAAATATACTAAATAATATAAATTCTATTTCAAAATCTATTATAAATAGAAGTACAATCAATATTGTAGTGAGTAATCCTCCTTATGTAAAAAAATCTCATAAAAAATTATTACATAACATAATTCATCATGAACCACATCATGCTATATTTGTTTCAGATAAAGATCCTATAATTTTTTATAAAAAAATTTCTTTATGGATAAAAGAAAAATTTGATGGTATTGTTTATGTTTATTTCGAAATAAATTCACTCTATTATATAAAAATATCATCATTTTTAAAAAAAATAGGTTTTTTAGACATAAAAATAAAAAAAGATTTTCAAGGTTCATCAAGAATGATTTTTTCAAAATATATTAATAGTTAA
- the ligA gene encoding NAD-dependent DNA ligase LigA — MNNKKTIIKKIYKLRKQLLEFNHKYYNLGYSEVSDSFFDKKLEELIFLEKKYPELYDSNSPTLQIGHSPNEDFKSYRYKMYSIQNVYSKYDLIRWNKKIKKLLNNYSFICELKYDGISINLIYEKGIFKHAITRGNGTKGKNVTKNVKNNIKSIPLKLKGDNIPPYLEIRGEIFIKKDNFIKINTIRIKNKKNIYLNLRNSVSGIILGNKENMYNINLSFIAFHLIGKKFSTQYESLYQMNIWGFKTKYYNTRIYNDLNGVFQFIKYWEKIKNKLSYQIDGIVIKINEYEKQLVIGTTKKYPKWAVAFKFKQNTLETKLINVNYQIGRTGVITPVAQIKPIFISGTTIKKVTLYNNEFIKKNDLHYGDSIIIEKGGDIIPKLIKINKKKRLNINTPIFFSKICPSCHNILTKQNNLYYCNNNDCSSKRIMKLIHFSSENGMNIKKLGANTIKKLYKLGILYYLHDFFLLKINDLIKINRIKKKLSSDIINNINNSKKKSYHRVLYALGIRHVGEDISKKLSDNFYNINNLMNATYKKLISISGIGKKITKSIINYFSDQENKYVIKMLIQCGLNFSNKKNYMNSFIRNKSFVFTGKLFDMTRIEAKNIIENSGGKVYNTINNKVDFLVVGKNYGSKLKKSINKNFIKILTEDYFKSILKKEGLI; from the coding sequence ATGAATAATAAAAAGACTATAATAAAAAAAATATATAAATTGAGAAAACAATTGTTAGAATTTAATCATAAATATTATAATTTAGGTTATTCAGAGGTTTCTGATTCATTTTTTGATAAAAAATTAGAAGAATTAATTTTTTTAGAAAAAAAATATCCCGAATTATATGATTCAAATTCTCCTACTTTACAAATAGGTCATTCTCCTAATGAAGATTTTAAATCTTATAGATATAAGATGTATTCTATTCAAAATGTATATTCTAAATATGATTTAATAAGATGGAACAAAAAAATAAAAAAATTGTTAAATAATTATTCTTTTATTTGTGAATTAAAATATGATGGAATATCTATTAATTTAATTTATGAAAAAGGTATTTTTAAACACGCAATAACTCGTGGAAATGGAACAAAAGGAAAAAATGTTACAAAAAATGTTAAAAACAATATTAAATCTATTCCTTTAAAATTAAAAGGAGATAATATTCCACCTTATTTAGAAATAAGAGGAGAAATTTTTATAAAAAAAGATAATTTTATCAAAATTAATACTATTCGTATAAAAAATAAAAAAAATATTTATTTGAATTTAAGAAATTCAGTAAGTGGAATTATTCTTGGAAATAAAGAAAATATGTATAATATTAATTTATCATTCATTGCATTTCATCTTATTGGAAAAAAATTTTCTACTCAATATGAATCTTTATACCAAATGAATATTTGGGGGTTTAAAACTAAATATTATAATACACGGATATATAATGATTTAAATGGAGTATTTCAATTTATAAAATATTGGGAAAAAATTAAAAATAAATTATCGTATCAAATAGATGGAATTGTCATTAAAATAAATGAATATGAAAAACAATTAGTTATAGGGACTACTAAAAAATATCCAAAATGGGCTGTAGCTTTTAAATTTAAACAAAACACATTAGAAACAAAATTAATTAATGTAAATTATCAAATAGGACGAACAGGAGTTATTACGCCTGTAGCTCAAATAAAACCTATTTTTATATCCGGTACTACTATAAAAAAAGTTACATTATATAACAATGAATTTATTAAAAAAAATGATCTCCATTATGGAGATAGTATTATTATAGAAAAAGGTGGAGATATTATTCCAAAACTAATAAAAATCAACAAAAAAAAAAGATTAAATATCAATACCCCAATTTTTTTTTCAAAAATATGTCCATCATGTCACAATATTTTAACAAAACAAAATAATTTATATTATTGTAATAATAATGATTGTTCATCAAAAAGAATTATGAAATTAATTCATTTTTCAAGTGAAAACGGAATGAATATAAAAAAACTAGGAGCAAATACTATAAAAAAACTTTATAAATTAGGAATTTTATATTACTTGCATGATTTTTTCTTATTAAAAATAAATGATTTAATTAAGATAAATAGGATAAAAAAAAAATTATCTAGTGATATCATTAATAATATAAATAATTCAAAAAAAAAATCATATCACAGAGTATTATATGCTTTAGGAATTCGTCATGTTGGAGAAGATATATCAAAAAAATTATCAGATAATTTTTATAATATCAATAATTTAATGAATGCGACTTACAAAAAGTTAATATCAATAAGTGGAATAGGAAAAAAAATAACAAAAAGTATTATAAATTATTTTTCTGATCAAGAAAATAAATATGTAATTAAAATGCTAATCCAATGTGGATTAAATTTTTCAAATAAAAAAAATTATATGAATTCATTCATTAGAAATAAATCATTTGTTTTTACAGGTAAATTATTTGATATGACTCGTATAGAAGCAAAAAATATTATAGAAAATTCAGGAGGAAAAGTATATAATACTATTAATAATAAAGTAGATTTTCTTGTAGTTGGTAAAAATTATGGATCAAAATTAAAAAAAAGTATTAATAAAAATTTTATAAAAATATTAACAGAGGACTATTTTAAATCAATATTAAAAAAAGAAGGATTAATTTAA
- the lon gene encoding endopeptidase La — MLLKNIFTESGFESETEFIPLMSQDEEDQLVKGDVPKQLCILTVRNMVLYSGIVFPIIAGKSGSIQLLQDAYELDKTVGVLTQKNSGVENISEKDLYSIGTVAKILKLLKMPDGNTTVILQGKKRFKVNRFIQKNPYFKAEIIALEEKKPSCKDKEYIALVESIKEIAIKIIRDNPNLPSEASIAIRNIESPSFLINFVAANMNLATKYKQKLLEYNDLKKRAMETLRFLNIEHQQIKLKNDIQSRVRNDMDQQQREYFLHQQIKAIQEELGDISYEKEIEDMRIKASKKKWPKEAKKQFDRELLKMQRTSPQMPEYTVQRNYLELMIDLPWKKYSKDSFDLEYAQKILNRYHYGLDKIKERVVEHLAVLKLRGDMKSPILCFYGPPGVGKTSLGKSIATALKRKYVRISLGGLHDESEIRGHRRTYIGAMPGRLLQSIRKVGTSNPVFVIDEIDKISIGANGDPSSAMLEVLDPEQNTYFYDNFLEIGYDLSKVLFIATANSLTHVQPALIDRMEILEMNGYTVEEKIQIVKKHILSKQLKENGLKKSDLILGNKQIEKVIESYTRESGLRNLEKHIAKLARYAAKHIAMNKKYIKRLNIENIENILGIPSDPDRYEGNNVPGVVTGLAWTSFGGDILYIESILSKGKGNLSITGNLGEVMKESATIALQYIKSHYKEFNIDPIMFEEKNVHVHVPEGAVPKDGPSAGITMLTSMVSCYTRRKLRPNLAMTGEITLRGKVLPVGGITEKILAAKRANIKEIILSQENKKDVEEIKPEHLKGLTFDYVKNMNDVIHLSLL; from the coding sequence ATGTTACTAAAAAATATATTTACCGAATCTGGATTCGAATCTGAAACGGAATTTATTCCATTAATGAGTCAAGATGAAGAAGATCAACTTGTTAAAGGAGATGTTCCAAAACAATTATGTATCTTAACAGTAAGAAATATGGTTTTATATTCCGGTATTGTTTTTCCAATCATAGCAGGAAAAAGTGGATCCATACAATTATTACAAGATGCTTATGAATTGGATAAAACTGTGGGGGTATTAACTCAAAAAAATTCTGGGGTAGAAAATATTAGTGAAAAAGATTTATACTCAATTGGAACAGTAGCTAAAATCTTGAAACTATTAAAAATGCCTGATGGAAATACAACTGTTATTTTACAAGGAAAAAAAAGATTTAAGGTTAATCGTTTTATTCAAAAAAATCCATATTTTAAAGCAGAAATTATTGCTTTAGAAGAGAAAAAACCTTCTTGTAAAGATAAAGAATATATAGCATTAGTAGAATCAATTAAAGAAATTGCAATAAAAATTATTCGAGATAATCCCAATCTTCCATCAGAAGCAAGTATTGCTATACGAAATATAGAAAGTCCATCTTTTTTAATAAATTTTGTAGCAGCTAACATGAATTTAGCAACTAAATATAAACAAAAATTATTGGAATATAATGATTTAAAAAAAAGAGCAATGGAAACTTTACGTTTCTTAAACATCGAACATCAACAAATTAAATTAAAAAATGATATACAATCACGTGTTAGAAACGATATGGATCAACAACAAAGAGAATATTTTTTACATCAGCAAATTAAAGCTATACAAGAAGAATTAGGAGACATTTCATACGAAAAAGAAATTGAGGATATGCGCATAAAAGCGTCTAAAAAAAAATGGCCTAAAGAAGCAAAAAAACAGTTTGATAGAGAACTTTTAAAAATGCAAAGAACTAGTCCTCAAATGCCTGAATATACTGTACAAAGAAATTACTTAGAGTTAATGATAGATTTACCTTGGAAAAAATACTCAAAAGATAGTTTTGATTTAGAATATGCACAAAAAATATTGAATCGATATCATTATGGTTTAGATAAAATAAAAGAACGTGTTGTAGAACATTTAGCTGTATTAAAATTAAGGGGGGATATGAAGTCTCCAATTTTATGTTTTTATGGTCCTCCAGGAGTTGGTAAAACTTCATTAGGAAAATCTATAGCTACTGCATTGAAAAGAAAATATGTACGTATTTCACTAGGAGGTTTACATGACGAATCAGAAATACGTGGACACAGGAGGACTTATATTGGTGCAATGCCAGGAAGATTACTACAATCTATACGAAAAGTTGGAACATCAAATCCTGTTTTCGTTATCGATGAAATCGATAAAATAAGTATAGGTGCAAATGGTGATCCTTCTTCCGCAATGTTAGAAGTTTTAGATCCAGAACAAAATACATATTTTTATGATAATTTTTTAGAGATAGGGTACGATTTATCAAAAGTATTATTCATTGCTACAGCAAATTCCTTAACTCATGTACAACCTGCTCTTATAGATAGAATGGAAATTCTAGAAATGAATGGATATACTGTAGAAGAAAAAATACAAATAGTAAAAAAACATATTTTATCTAAACAATTAAAAGAAAATGGATTAAAAAAATCTGATCTAATTCTAGGAAATAAACAAATAGAAAAAGTTATTGAAAGTTATACGAGAGAATCTGGGTTAAGAAATCTTGAAAAACATATAGCTAAATTAGCACGTTATGCGGCTAAGCATATTGCAATGAATAAAAAGTATATTAAACGTTTGAATATTGAAAATATAGAAAATATTTTAGGTATTCCTAGTGATCCAGATCGTTATGAAGGAAACAATGTACCAGGTGTTGTAACAGGATTAGCTTGGACTAGTTTTGGAGGGGATATTTTGTATATCGAATCTATTTTATCTAAAGGAAAAGGAAATTTAAGTATTACTGGTAATTTAGGTGAAGTTATGAAAGAATCTGCTACAATTGCGTTACAGTATATTAAATCTCATTATAAAGAATTTAATATAGATCCAATTATGTTTGAAGAAAAAAATGTACATGTACATGTACCTGAAGGAGCAGTACCTAAAGATGGACCTTCAGCAGGTATAACTATGTTAACATCTATGGTATCTTGTTATACAAGAAGAAAATTAAGACCAAATTTAGCAATGACTGGAGAAATTACTTTAAGAGGAAAAGTATTACCTGTAGGAGGTATTACAGAAAAAATTTTAGCTGCTAAAAGAGCCAATATAAAAGAAATTATTCTTTCACAAGAAAATAAAAAAGATGTAGAAGAAATTAAACCAGAACATTTAAAAGGATTAACTTTCGATTATGTAAAAAATATGAATGATGTTATTCATTTATCTTTATTATAA
- the lysA gene encoding diaminopimelate decarboxylase, which yields MIHNNEYLIKLSEKYGTPLYIYDSYKIYQQYKKMINAFKGINNFIINYACKANTNLNILKFFNTLGSGLDAVSIQEIEIGLMAGFPPKNIIYTPNCVSIQEIIKAVKLGVRINLDNLSILEQFGEYFPKYSVGIRINPHIMAGANLKTSVGHIDSKFGISFYQIPHVKRILKNTGIKIDGLHMHTGSDILNIQSFLEGAKILFKIALDFPKVNYIDLGSGFKVSYKKKDVKTDISMLSNKITHEFNNLCKNYKNNNCITLIIEPGKFLVSESGYFLVRVNVIKHTTSTVFAGVDSGFNHFIRPMFYDAYHHIDNISNPNGCSRFYTVVGYICESDTFGLNRKISEIHEGDILCIKNAGAYCYSMSSNYNSRYRPSEVMILNGKDFLIRKRETMKDLIKNIIEIPI from the coding sequence ATGATTCATAATAATGAATATTTAATAAAATTATCAGAAAAATACGGTACTCCACTATATATATATGATTCTTATAAAATTTATCAACAATATAAAAAAATGATAAATGCTTTCAAAGGTATAAATAATTTTATTATTAATTATGCATGTAAAGCAAATACAAATTTAAATATATTAAAATTTTTTAATACACTTGGAAGTGGATTAGACGCAGTTTCCATTCAAGAAATAGAAATAGGATTAATGGCAGGTTTTCCTCCTAAAAATATTATATATACTCCTAATTGTGTATCTATTCAAGAAATCATTAAAGCTGTTAAACTAGGAGTTAGAATAAATTTAGATAATTTATCTATATTAGAACAATTTGGGGAATACTTTCCAAAATATTCCGTGGGAATTAGAATAAATCCCCATATCATGGCAGGAGCTAATTTAAAAACCTCAGTTGGTCATATTGATTCTAAATTTGGGATATCTTTTTATCAAATTCCTCATGTAAAAAGAATATTAAAAAATACAGGAATAAAAATTGATGGACTTCATATGCATACTGGTTCTGACATATTAAATATTCAATCTTTTTTAGAAGGAGCAAAAATACTATTTAAAATAGCATTAGACTTTCCCAAGGTTAATTATATTGATTTAGGAAGTGGATTCAAAGTTTCGTATAAAAAAAAAGATGTAAAAACAGATATTTCAATGTTAAGTAATAAAATTACACATGAATTTAATAATTTATGTAAAAATTATAAAAATAACAATTGTATAACTTTAATTATTGAACCAGGAAAATTTTTAGTTAGTGAATCTGGATATTTCTTAGTTAGAGTTAATGTTATAAAACATACTACTTCCACTGTTTTTGCTGGAGTAGATTCAGGATTCAATCATTTTATACGTCCTATGTTTTATGACGCTTATCATCATATTGATAATATTTCTAATCCTAATGGATGTTCACGTTTTTATACTGTAGTAGGATATATTTGTGAATCAGATACATTTGGACTAAATAGAAAAATATCTGAAATTCATGAAGGTGATATTTTATGCATAAAAAATGCAGGGGCTTATTGTTATTCTATGTCTTCTAATTATAATTCTCGTTATAGACCATCTGAAGTAATGATATTAAATGGAAAAGATTTTTTAATAAGAAAAAGAGAAACAATGAAAGATTTAATTAAAAACATTATTGAAATTCCAATATAA